In Thunnus maccoyii chromosome 11, fThuMac1.1, whole genome shotgun sequence, one genomic interval encodes:
- the pnkd gene encoding probable hydrolase PNKD isoform X1 encodes MALPDWMVTLTATASFFCFLCLCVRFRRTGQVLWRHLFSKIMARTERPLFRIAYTLYTRTRLGYMYYKRQVRKAREHYPSGHSTALPVEFNGIKIIPISVLSDNYSYLVIDTASSVAVVVDPADPQTVQAVLKEEGVMLEAILCTHKHWDHSGGNKGLKRLHSSCRVYGNAADNIPGLTHPLSHKDSVTVGRLHFKALFTPGHTVGHMIYLLDGRAVGAPSSLFSGDLVFLSGCGRMFEGSATTMLSSLDTVGSLSDDTLLWPGHEYAEDNLLFAAEVEPRNTARENKYQWVLQQRGQKLCTSPSTIGEEKEYNPFLRSHSPELHLALGLQQLQDEDWTQFRARVLEELRKRKDLYNRR; translated from the exons ATGGCGCTTCCTGACTGGATGGTTACGCTGACTGCCACCGCATccttcttctgcttcttatGTTTATGTGTCCGCTTCAGACGCACGGGACAAGTGCTGTGGAGACATTTGTTCAGTAAGATAATGGCTCGCACGGAGAGGCCGTTGTTCAGAATCGC GTACACGTTGTACACCAGGACCAGGCTTGGCTACATGTACTACAAGAGGCAGGTGAGGAAAGCCCGGGAACATTACCCTTCTGGACACTCCACAGCTCTGCCCGTGGAGTTCAATG GTATCAAAATAATTCCCATCTCAGTGCTGTCTGACAACTATAGCTATCTTGTAATTGACACCGCCTCCAGCGTTGCAGTGGTTGTAGACCCTGCAGACCCTCAAACAGTTCAG GCAGTCCTTAAGGAGGAGGGAGTAATGTTGGAGGCGATACTCTGCACACACAAGCATTG GGATCACAGTGGGGGAAACAAAGGGTTGAAAAGGCTTCACAGCTCATGCCGAGTTTATGGAAATGCAGCTGATAACATTCCTGGCCTCACACA CCCTCTCTCACACAAGGATTCGGTAACAGTCGGTCGTCTGCACTTTAAGGCCCTCTTCACTCCTGGACACACAGTGGGCCACATGATCTACCTCCTGGATGGCCGGGCAGTCGGTGCCCCCTCCAGTCTCTTCTCTGGTGACCTGGTGTTCCTGTCAGGATGCG ggagGATGTTTGAAGGCAGTGCCACAACAATGCTGTCATCTCTGGACACGGTTGGCTCCTTAAGTGATGATACTCTATTATGGCCTG GTCATGAGTATGCAGAGGACAacctgctgtttgctgctgaggTTGAGCCACGCAACACTGCCAGGGAAAACAAATATCAGTGGGTGCTGCAGCAGCGAGGCCAGAAGCTGTGCACG AGTCCCTCCACCATCGGAGAAGAGAAGGAGTACAATCCTTTCCTGCGCAGCCACTCTCCGGAGCTCCATCTGGCCCTGGgcctccagcagctccaggatGAGGACTGGACCCAGTTCAGGGCTCGGGTGCTGGAGGAGCTGCGAAAACGCAAAGACCTCTACAACAGGAGATAG
- the pnkd gene encoding probable hydrolase PNKD isoform X2: MCCLLKLIGLPLKLWYTLYTRTRLGYMYYKRQVRKAREHYPSGHSTALPVEFNGIKIIPISVLSDNYSYLVIDTASSVAVVVDPADPQTVQAVLKEEGVMLEAILCTHKHWDHSGGNKGLKRLHSSCRVYGNAADNIPGLTHPLSHKDSVTVGRLHFKALFTPGHTVGHMIYLLDGRAVGAPSSLFSGDLVFLSGCGRMFEGSATTMLSSLDTVGSLSDDTLLWPGHEYAEDNLLFAAEVEPRNTARENKYQWVLQQRGQKLCTSPSTIGEEKEYNPFLRSHSPELHLALGLQQLQDEDWTQFRARVLEELRKRKDLYNRR, encoded by the exons ATGTGTTGCCTTTTAAAGTTGATAGGATTACCCCTGAAACTATG GTACACGTTGTACACCAGGACCAGGCTTGGCTACATGTACTACAAGAGGCAGGTGAGGAAAGCCCGGGAACATTACCCTTCTGGACACTCCACAGCTCTGCCCGTGGAGTTCAATG GTATCAAAATAATTCCCATCTCAGTGCTGTCTGACAACTATAGCTATCTTGTAATTGACACCGCCTCCAGCGTTGCAGTGGTTGTAGACCCTGCAGACCCTCAAACAGTTCAG GCAGTCCTTAAGGAGGAGGGAGTAATGTTGGAGGCGATACTCTGCACACACAAGCATTG GGATCACAGTGGGGGAAACAAAGGGTTGAAAAGGCTTCACAGCTCATGCCGAGTTTATGGAAATGCAGCTGATAACATTCCTGGCCTCACACA CCCTCTCTCACACAAGGATTCGGTAACAGTCGGTCGTCTGCACTTTAAGGCCCTCTTCACTCCTGGACACACAGTGGGCCACATGATCTACCTCCTGGATGGCCGGGCAGTCGGTGCCCCCTCCAGTCTCTTCTCTGGTGACCTGGTGTTCCTGTCAGGATGCG ggagGATGTTTGAAGGCAGTGCCACAACAATGCTGTCATCTCTGGACACGGTTGGCTCCTTAAGTGATGATACTCTATTATGGCCTG GTCATGAGTATGCAGAGGACAacctgctgtttgctgctgaggTTGAGCCACGCAACACTGCCAGGGAAAACAAATATCAGTGGGTGCTGCAGCAGCGAGGCCAGAAGCTGTGCACG AGTCCCTCCACCATCGGAGAAGAGAAGGAGTACAATCCTTTCCTGCGCAGCCACTCTCCGGAGCTCCATCTGGCCCTGGgcctccagcagctccaggatGAGGACTGGACCCAGTTCAGGGCTCGGGTGCTGGAGGAGCTGCGAAAACGCAAAGACCTCTACAACAGGAGATAG